In Subdoligranulum variabile, the genomic stretch CTTTCCAGAACAGTATGGGCTCCAGCGAAAACAGGCGGCGAGCAGCAAACAAAATGGTTTTATGAGCGTGCACGAGGCCAATATGCTGATACTCGTTCCAGAGAAAAAAATGTTAAATACTTTGATTCGATTTATCCAAAGGCACAATACTTCGATAAATTGGAGCTGGCGCGATATGAAAATGTCTGGGAACAATTGCCGTATGTAACGAGTAAAGGCGGTCAGGCTAGTTTCAGAGACTTCACTATCCGATTAAAACGGCGTGGGAAATTTGTGCCGGATCAAAATTACTACCAAGATTTAATTGCAAAGGCAATTTTGTATCGGCGTGTTCGTCAAATAGTTAAGTCCCAAAGATTTCAGGGCTTTTGGGCAAATATTGCCGATTACACGGTGGCCTATATCAGTTTTAAGACTGCTCAAAGAATTGATTTAAAAAAGATTTGGCGCACACAGACAACGACGGAAGCCTTTGATAATATGGCTGCAGCAGTTGCAAATGCAGTGTATAATTATCTGACGGAAACATGTTCTGGAATTAACACCACCCAGTGGTGTAAAAAGGAACAATGCTGGAATGCCATAAAGGCTGATATTCACGTACCAATTGAAAAAGGGCTTGTATCGGAACTTCTTCCAGTGGGTCAAAATAATACAGCTGGTATCGATGCTTTGAATGATCCAGAAAAGGTGCTTATTGAAGATATTCACGGCGTAAGCGCGGATATTTGGTTTGCAATTGCATCGTGGGGAAAGGAAACTGCAAATCTGCGTGGCTATCAATGTGGCATTGCCGGAACATTAGGCAGATACGTTGGCTGGAGCAAGATGCCATCTATTAAACAAGCAAAGCAGGGAATTAAAATCCTGAATACAGCATATGCAAAAGGATTTATCGTCGAAAGCAAAATAAAAGAATTGGTAGAGAAGAACAGCGCGTTTTTGGATGACTAATCGCGTGAAGGAATTAGTATATGGATTATAGGTATAAAGTAGTTGATCTTTTTAGTGGTGCGGGGGGACTGAGTCTAGGGTTTCTTCAAACCAAAAAGTATGATATTAAAGTAGCGTTTGAAAACAGCCCCTATATGCAGGAAACATATAAAAAGAATCATACAGGTGTCGAAGTACAAGGTGACGTATGTGCTGCCGATTATGCCGATATTGTGCGCCGATACGGAAAGATTGACGTTGTTATTGGGGGGCCTCCATGTCAGGGCTTTTCAAATGCAAATCGTCAAAAAAACCATGCAATCAGCCAAAACAACAAGCTTGTAAAGCAGTATTTAAGGGCCATTTTAGAACTTCAGCCCAAAGCCTTTGTGATGGAAAACGTAAGCATGCTTAAATCGGAAGTACATCGCTTTTATATGGAAAAGGGAGATGAAGAAATCGTTAAGCGCTGCAATATTCCTGTTAAGGATACATTTCTTCATCTTTTGGACGGTGCCTTCTTATTCGACGGCGCAATTGATATTGTGAAAGACGAAAACCTCATCAATCAATATCTGTGGCCGGAAGCCGACTACTTTGAGCTAAATGTCATTTATAAGTCTGCGAAAAACATTTCTAAAATGATAAATGCCTTAGACCATCACAAAAAGAAATTGGAATCTTTAATCGAAACATATACCAACTTAAAAGGTGATGATCATATTGCCGAAGAAGCACGAAAGGCATTTTCAGCAATCAAAGCATACTATGATGGGACCCTTCCAGCAGATGAAATCAAAAGCAAAATTGAACCCTCTGTTATGATTCAGCGGATGCTGAGTAAAGCACAAGAAATTTTTCAAAACAACATTATTGTAGATGAATATGTACAGGGATCTGACTTAGCCGCCAAAATTCGGTCCTTTGCTGTTTACGATTATCTTAAGGACATTTTGACTGCACCAGAAAACAATTATGTCATTTACAGCGATGTGCTCTGTGCAGCAGATTATGGAGCTCCTCAAAAGAGAATGCGTTTCGTTGTGATCGGAATTAAGCGTGATATTTCAGAAAAAATTGCGCTTCCCAAGGGATCATACGATGCAGACGAGTATCGTACGGTTAAAGATGCAATTGGCGATTTGGAAGATATTAAGCCTGTGTATACTCTTGCTGAAGATAAGCAAGGAATCGTGCTGCCAAAGGCGGAAAATTTAAGCGAATTAGCGTCAACATTAAGAGACTCTCCCGTTCTTCATAACCATATAGTAACGAAAACAACGGATACAGCTCTTGAACGGTTTCGAGCATTAAAACCGGGACAAAATTTTCATTGTCTCGACGATTCTCTTAAAACCAATACCTATACCGATGCGAAAAGAACTCAAAACACGATTTACCAGCGGCTGAAATATGATGAACCAAGCGGTACGGTAGTGAACGTGCGAAAATCGATGTGGATACACCCGGAACACGATAGAGCAATCAGTATTCGCGAAGCTGCTCGACTGCAGACATTCCCAGACAGCTTTGTCTTTTATGGCTCTAAGGATAAGCAATACCAGCAGGTTGGAAATGCGGTGCCCCCAATTATGGCAAAAGCTATCGCAAAGAAACTTGCGAAAATCCTTTCCAAAAAACGTAATGCAGACGCAAAAAAGAACTGCACAAAAGGAAATGGCAGACAATCACACAAAAGAAATTCGCAGCATAAACATGTCGCATATCCGCAGCACTAATTCTAAGCCAGAGGAAATTGTGCGAAAATATTTATTTTCAAAGGGATTTCGATATCGGAAAAATGTCCGTACCCTTCCAGGATGTCCGGATATTGTATTGCCTAAATACAAAACAGTTATTTTTGTGAATGGTTGTTTCTGGCATGCATATGCCGCCCCAAAAGTGCAGCTTGACCGCAGATGATGGTGCATCGCCACCGCTGGAATGGTGCACCCATTCCGCAGAAATGGTGCATGGCGGCCGCAGGCGTGGTACACCGGACCGCCATGCAGGGGATTACTCGGGGATACCCTTGCGCTTACGCATGGATTCGCCCTCGATCTGGATGGTATAGGCGTTATAGATTATACGGTCACAGATAGCGTCGGCCAGGGTAGGGTCGTACAGGTTCTCGTGCCACTCGCTGGTGTCGTACTGGGAACAGAAGATGGTGGAGGCCACCTTGTTTCGGGCCTCTACCAGTTCCAGCACATCCCGGGCCTCTGCCTCCTTGAGGGGGTAGAGCAGCCATTCGTCCAGAATAAGCAGCTTCTCTTTCCTGAGCTTTTTCATGTAGTCCCGGTAGGTTCCGTTGGCCCGGGCTACGGAGATCTCCACCAGCAAATCCGGCAGACGGATGTACCGCACAGAGTAAAAACTGCGGTTGGCGGCCATACCAAGGGCGCAGGCCAGGTAGGTCTTTCCGGCTCCGGTGGCTCCCAGGATGATGATATTGTGTGCTTCCTGGAGGTAAGCACAGGAGGCAAGGCGCAGGATCTGCTCCCGGTCCAACTTTCGTTCCGGGTGGTACTCAATATTCTCGACACAGGCGGCGGGGTCCGCGTAGCCAGCGTTGCGGATGAGCCGGGTTAGGCGGTTGCTTTTTCGGGCACTCCACTCTGCGTCTACCAGCATGGCAAAGCGGTCCTCAAAGGACACCGCTTGGAACTGCGCATCCTCCAGTTGGGCGGAGAAGGCCTCCGCCATGACGCCCAGGCGCATTTCATGCAGTTTTCGTACCGTTTCATTGCTCAGCATGGTCATTCCCCCCTCTTGTAATAGCCGGCGCCCCTGGTAAACTTATGGGCTTTGGGCTCTTCCAGCCTGGCCGGAGCATCCTCATCCAATAGCTTGTCCTGCCCGGATTTCAGGATGGACTGGACGCTTTTCAGGCTGGGGGAAGTGGTGTAAGAAAGAGCTTTCCGGCAGGCGATCTCCAGTCGCTGAGGGGAATAGCGATCCGCCAGTTTCAGCAGGGCCATGCAGGACTTGTAGCCCTGCTGCTCCACCTTGTGGGCGGAGAGGAAAACCCGTACCACAGCAGCGGTGTGCTGGCCAATCTGTTCCGCCCAGCGGATGAAACGCTCGCCGTTCCACTGCAGATAGGCCTGGTGGTCCGGCGGCATATGGCTCTCCACCGTGCTGTACTGGTTGGGACGGCCCTGGAGCCGCAGATGGGAAGCGATGCGAGTCCCTGCAAAGAAGATTTCCACGGTAGTCCGGGTAAGGCGCACATCCACCTGCTGCTTGATGTATTCATACGGCACAGAGTAGTTCATGCGCTCCATGCTGATGTGATAGTTATATTGGACCGTGGCCACCTTCCAGACCGCCAACTCAAACGGTGCAGCCGGGAGGGGCAGCAGGAACAGTTTCTCCTCCGCAAAACAAGCTGCACGGCTGCCCTCCCGTTTCTGGAAGGGCTTGTGGTTAAAGGTCTCCAGCTTCTCTCGGATGGCCTGATTCAGTTCTGTGAGGGACAGGAACTGGCGGTTACGCAGGGCTGCCAGGATCCAGGTGGAGACCACGCCCACGGAGCCCTCCACAAAGGCTTTGTCCTTGGGGCTGCGGGGCCGGGCTGGGAGGATGGCGGTGCCGTAGTGCTCCGCCATCTCCTGATAGGCCTTGTTGAGCACCGTTTCCGTCCGGGAATTCTTGACCACACCGGTCTTGAGATTGTCCGGCGTGAGGATGCGAGTGACCCCGCCGAAATACCGGTAGGCGTTGACATGACCGGTAATCCAGGCCTCCTGCTTCATGTCCAGAAAGGCCTCCGTGTAGGCGTAGCCGCTGTATGGCAGCACCGCTACAAACAGGTAGGCGTCCAGCCGCTCCCCGGTGTCTGTGTCCACCAGCGCCGCCGTCTGGCCCGCCCAGTCCACCTGCATGGTCTCGCCGGGCTTGTGCTCCAGATGCATGGTGGCTTTCGTTTTGTGGACATAGTCTGCGTAGTACTTGTTGAATTGGGTGGATTTGTAGGGCAGCTCTCCGTTCTGACGGCACTGCTCGCAGTATTCCACCCACAGCAGGCTCAGGGTAACGCCGCTCTTCTGCATCTCTCGGTGTACCCATTCGTAATCCGGCATCTTGTAGGCAGAACCCTTTGTTTCGAGTGGAAATAGATTCTGTGAGACTTCTTGCTGCGACATGGACTGCGCTTGCTGCCAGCCAAGCTGCTGCTCCCGAGCACGGGCTAATGTGCGTGTGACCGTGTTGCGGCCGCAGCCTGCAGCATCTGCGATCTCCCGGTTTGTGAGTCCCAGGTTTTTGAGCCGAAGGATCTCTTTGTGATTGACCATGGTAAGGCCTCCTAAATTGAATTTGCATCTGACGATGCTAAACCTATTTTAGTGGCCATCCTGTCAATGCACCATGGCTGCGGTGACCATGCACCATTTTAGCGGTTTGGCTGCACCATTCGTGCGGTCTAAGGGCACCGTTTCAGGCGGTGTATTCATGGCACAAGCATAACTGTCCTAGGTTTGTCTGGCCTTCTTCCAACCAGGAATATTGGCGGCCTAAAATACTCAGAAATGCAGAGAGAGACAAATTGAATTCCCAATTACTAACTGAAATAGGATGGAAGGTTCTGACGGTATGGGAGTGTGAGCTTAAAAAGAAAGTGCGTGATGACCGACTTGCAAAGTTGGAACAGGAAATAAAAGGTCAGAACGGAGAGGTATAATTATGGCTCAAATTAGCTTGGATAATATTAAAAAGATCAAGAAGAACCGAAACACTATCCATGAGAAAGTACACGCAGCATACACAGTATTCGAAATGGATGGCGAAAAGTATGTACAGATTGACACTTATGGTCGTATAGATCGCGAAAATCCCGAAAAGATCAGCCAGTCAATTCAATTTGATAAAGAGACTGCGACTTTTCTGGTAAATCTTCTAAAAGAAGAATTTGAATTGCATTAACTTCTTACAAACTTTTGCGGTTCGAAATCCGAAATCTTCCCATAAAAACAAAAACTGATAAAATAGCTCTCGTGCTGCCCGATGTACAAAACCAGCACGGAAAGGAGATTCCATGAGCTATCTTATCAGTTTGCCGTGTCTGTCATGGCTGATGTTACCGCGTACATAGTCAAAAGATGGATTGACAAGCACTAAGCCGTGACAAAATAAAAAAGGTCGCTGTACTGCAATACAGCGACCTTTTTTGGTGCGGCCGGGGGGATTCGAACCTCTGGCCTTTGGAGTCGGAGTCCAACGCTCTATCCAGCTGAGCTACGACCGCACATGTATGAAAATCGTCGCTGGGACGAGATTCATCGTATAAAATTGTGAAAATCGGGTTGGTGGTCAATTCGTGGTCAGTCTACCGCAGACCACCGGGTGATGCGTCTGCTTTTTCACGTTATGCCGAGCAATTTCTTCCCGATTGCCTAACGTGCCACAGTTGTCGGAGTCCAACGCTCTATCCAGCTGAGCTACGACCGCACATGATTTTTTGTTCCACTGTATCGGGAACTTATATAGTATACCAAATCCTGCGGCAAAATGCAAATGCTTTTTTTGTGGGCGGGGACTTTTTTTCGTGGTGCAGTGAAAAACCATCTTTTAGTTTTTGTGGCACACTTATGGTTGTGGTCTGTTTTGCGGACCGCGGACAGAAAAGTCCCCGGTGACAGCACACAACATTGCACAATTTTTCCAATTTTGCTATACTGAGTCCTGGAGCACTTGTCTGGCTCCACACGAGGTATTACATATGAAAAAGAGTCATCTGATAGCAGCCGGGGCGGCAGCCACGGCCGCAGCGACCGCTTCGTTGCTGGGGGCGGCCTATGGGATTTACCGGGTCTGGTTCTACCATGCGGCGGAGCCGGAGGACACCCACGCCGAGGAGCTGGCCAGAACGCTGCCCTACGGCGCGCAGCTGAAACAGGATGCCGAGGCATTGGCCGCCGCGCCCTATGAAAGCATCCAGATCACGGCGGACGACGGCACGTTGCTGGCGGCGCGGTATTATCACCATGCCGACGGGGCGCCGGTGGCGATCATCTTTCACGGGTACAAGGGGTTTGCCCGCCGGGACGGCATGGGCGGTTACACCCTGTGCAAGCGCCTGGGCTACAATGTCCTGCTGCCCGACCAGCGCAGCCACGGCGCCAGCGGGGGACACACCATCACCATGGGGGTAAAGGAACGGTACGACTGCCGGGCCTGGGCCTACTGGGCGTACAAGCACTTCGGGCCTCAGGTACCGCTGTTTCTCATGGGGGTTTCCATGGGGGCGTCCACCGTGCTGCTGGCCAGCGGGCTGGACCTGCCCGAAACGGTGCGGGGCATCATTGCGGACTGCGGCTACACCAGCCCCCACGACATCTGCCGCAAGGTGCTGAAAGCCAATCTGCCGCGGGTCCCGGTGGGGCCGGTCTACACCATCGGGCGGCTGGGCACGCTGCTCTACGGGCGGTTCGATCCCGAGGACGCCGACTGCCGTCAGGCGGTGGCCAAGGCCACCGTTCCCATCCTGTTCATCCACGGGGAGGCGGACAACTTCGTGCCCTGCGAGATGAGCCGGGAGAACTTTGATGCCTGTGCCAGCCCCAAGCGTCTGGTGACGATCCCCGGCGCGGGGCACGCGGTGGCCTACTATGTGGACATTCCCGCCTACGAGAAAGCCGTGACGGAATTTTTGGACGGCTGCCTGCACCCGGCAGAGAACCCCGCCGGGACCAACTCCCAGTGATACAACCAAACAACCGCCGGACACGGGGCAAAACCCGGTGTCCGGCGGTTTTCATTGTTCCAGATAGGCCCGCAGGGCGGGGAGCTGTTCCCGCATCTCGCGGCGGCCCCGGTTGTAGAGGGCCAGCAGTTTTTCGGTGTTTTTCTCGAAGCGGCCGATCTCGATGGGTTCGGCCGGGCGCAGCACAAAGAGTTTGCCGGCCTCCTCCAGGGCGTCGATCTCCTCCATGAGGGCGTTATACCGCACTTCCTGGGTGAGCAGGGTGGCCAGGAAAAGGGTCTTGTCGCCGTAGAAATCGTCGTAGAGGTTCACCATCCGCTGGCCGGGCAGGGATTTGCGGAAGCCCTTGTGCCGGGTGGTGATGATGACGGTCTTTTCAAAGCCTTCCTTCTGCGCCCAGTGCAGGGGAATGGGGCAGGAACAGCCGCCGTCCAGGTAGCGGTTGCGTCCGATGCGCACCGGGGCGGACACCAGCGGCAGGCTGGCCGAGGCCCGCACCGCTTCCAGGAAATCGAAGTCGGTCTTGCCCTTTTCAAAGTAGGCGGGTTTGCCGGTCTCCACGCAGGTGGCCACCGCCACCATCCGCTGGCCGCCATGATAAAAGGTATCGCTGTCGAAGGGCACCGACTGGGGGATGTCCCGCAGCATGAAGTTCAGCCCGAACAGACTGCCGCCCTTCACCGCCGCCATGAGTCCGAAGTACCTCGGGTCGCGGCGGTAGCGCAGATTGATGCTGGCCGACCGTCCCGGCTGATGGGCCAGATAGTTCACGCCGTTGAGCGCCCCCGCGCTGACCCCCGCCACCGCGGGGAAGTAGAGATTTTCCTCCATCAGCGTATCCAGCGCCCCGGCCGTATACAGGCCGCGCAGCGAACCGCCCTCCAGCAGCAGGGCGGCGCTTTGCGGCATTGTGAAGTTTTCCATAGCAATGCCTCCTGTATCCTTCTATTGTAGCGCGCCGCGGGGCCTGCCGCAAGCGGAAAGCCGCGAATTTACAGTTTTTTTAAATTGTGGTACAATACAACAAAAAGCCGTCTGTACGACAAAGGAGCGCCCGCTATGCTGCAACTGAACCCCGAAACCCCGCGCATCATCATTCCGCTGTTTGCCCATGCTCTGGATGAATTGGAAGCCCAGGCGAAGGCCGCCCAGGCCGCCCCGGAGGCGGACCTGGTGGAGCTGCGGCTGGACCCCTTGCGCGTGGGGGACTGGCTGCCGGCGCTGGGGATGGTGCGGGGGCTTGTGCAAAAGCCGCTGATCGTGACCATCCGCACGGCCCGGGAGGGCGGCGAAGCGGCGCTGGACGCCTCGGATTACCGGGACGCCGGGCTGGCGCTGCTGCAGCAGGGGGGCGTGGACGCCCTGGACATTGAGTGGCGCACCGACGCAGCGGTGGTGCGGACCCTGCGGGACGCGGCGAAGCGGGCGGGGGCGGCGGCGCTGTTCAGCGAGCATCACTTTGACGGCACGCCGGACCGCCACGCCATGGTGGAAGCGCTGCACGGCATGCTGGACGCGGGGCCGGACATCGCCAAGCTGGCGGTGATGCCCCACAGCCGGGCCGACGCGGCGGCGCTGCTGCTGGCCACGGCGGAAGTGCACGATGAGCGCCCCGAGGCGGTGCTCATCACCATGAGTATGGGCCGGGACGGCGCGGCCACCCGGTACTGCGGCGGGCCGTTCGGCAGCGCGGCCACCTTCGGGACCCTGTCGGCGGCCAGCGCGCCGGGACAGCCCCCGGCCGCCAATCTCCGGGCCAAACTGCTCACCGCCGGGGATCTGGGATAACCTACTTTCTTTGCAAAGAAAGTAGGCAAAGAAACTCCAAACAAATAAACCGGAAGGTTGCAACCACCATACTGCGGAGGCATCCCGGTGCTTGGGTATCTGCCTTATTTTGCCCAGCTGTAGGGCGGGGTCTTGACCCCGCCGGACAATTTGACGGTCACCGCGACACCTCGCGGCGGGGAAGAATCCCCGCCCTACGGATAAACGGCAGCAGGGAGGCACCCAAACTTTCCGCTTCAACAACACCCATCCTTATATAATATGTAGAAGGAGCTATCTATGGACCGTTTGGAACAGACCATCTGTGCGCTGGCCACCCCGCCGGGGGAGGGCGGCATTGCGGTGATCCGGGTATCGGGTCCCGACGCCTATCCCATTGTGGAGAAAGTCTTTGTGCCGGTGCGGCAGGGCCGCCGGGTGGCCCAGGCCAAGGGCTACACCGCCATGCTGGGGCATTACACCCTGCGCGGCGAGGAGATGGACGAGACGGTGGCGCTGTTCTACCGGGCGCCCCACTCCTACACCGGGGAGGACGTCATCGAATTGTCGGTGCACGGCGGCACGGCCATGGCGGAGGGTCTGCTGGAAGCGCTGCTGCTGGCGGGGGCGGCACCGGCCGGGCCGGGTGAATTCACCCGCCGCGCTCTGGAACACGGCAAGCTCAGCCTGACCCAGGCCGAGGCCGTCATGGAAGTCATCGCGGCCAACGGGCGGCAGGGGGCAGCCCTGGCAAAATCCGCCCTGGACGGACGGCTGGCCAAACGCATCGGGTCCATCCAGGCGGCGCTGCAAAGTCTCAACGCCCATCTGACGGCCTGGGTGGATTACCCCGAGGAGGACGTGCCGGAACTGTCCGACGCGGCCCTCACCGGGACGCTGCTCACCCAGAAAGCCGAGCTGGACGACCTCATCGCCGGCTACGGCGCGGGGGCGGTGCTCCGCCACGGGGTGGACTGCGTGCTGCTGGGCCGCCCCAACGTGGGGAAGAGCACCCTTTTAAACTTACTGGCCGGGTTTGACCGGGCCATCGTCACGCCGGTGGCGGGCACCACCCGGGACATCGTGGAGCAGGCGGTGCAGCTGGGGGAGATCCGGCTGAATCTCTTTGACACGGCGGGGGTCCGGGAGGTGGGCGCCGACGGCGACGCCATCGAGGCGGAGGGCATCCGCCGCAGCTGGAAGAAGCTGGACGAGGCCGGTCTGGTGCTGGCGGTCTTCGACGCCGCCCAGCCCCTGGAGGAATCCGATCTGGACATCGCCCGCCGCTGCCAGGGCCGCCCGGCGCTGGCCATCCTGAACAAGCAGGACCTGGCGGAATCCACCGAGGCAGCCCGGGACCTGCTGGCGCCCTATTTCAAACAGGTGCTGACCCTCTGTGCCAAGGACGCCGCCAGTCTGCAGCCCCTTTCGGCGGCGGTGGCGGATCTGCTGGGCACGGCGAAGCTGGACCCCCGGGCGGGGCAGCTCTGCAGCGCCCGGCAGCTGGCGGCAGCCACCCGGGCCCGGGACGCCGTGGCGGAGGCACTGAAAGCGGAACAGGACGGCTTCGGGCTGGACGCGGTGGCGGTCTGCCTGACCGACGCCCTGCAGGCCCTCTGCGACCTCACCGGCGAGGACGCCGCCGACGCCACCATCGACGAGGTCTTCGAGACCTTCTGTGTGGGCAAATAACAGGGGGGATTTTCTGTGGAAAAGGCTCTGAAAATTCTGAGTACGGTCTTTCTGCTCATCGGGCTGGTCTTTACGGCGCTGGGCACCGGGCTGACGCTGGCCATCCGGGAACCGGTCCTGCTGGCCTTTGCGGCGGTGGGCATCCTCTTTTTCTTCATCGGCGTGGGGATGCTGGCGTCCCTGTCCCGGACGCGGCGGCTCCGCCGCTGGCTGGACGACAACGG encodes the following:
- a CDS encoding DNA cytosine methyltransferase translates to MDYRYKVVDLFSGAGGLSLGFLQTKKYDIKVAFENSPYMQETYKKNHTGVEVQGDVCAADYADIVRRYGKIDVVIGGPPCQGFSNANRQKNHAISQNNKLVKQYLRAILELQPKAFVMENVSMLKSEVHRFYMEKGDEEIVKRCNIPVKDTFLHLLDGAFLFDGAIDIVKDENLINQYLWPEADYFELNVIYKSAKNISKMINALDHHKKKLESLIETYTNLKGDDHIAEEARKAFSAIKAYYDGTLPADEIKSKIEPSVMIQRMLSKAQEIFQNNIIVDEYVQGSDLAAKIRSFAVYDYLKDILTAPENNYVIYSDVLCAADYGAPQKRMRFVVIGIKRDISEKIALPKGSYDADEYRTVKDAIGDLEDIKPVYTLAEDKQGIVLPKAENLSELASTLRDSPVLHNHIVTKTTDTALERFRALKPGQNFHCLDDSLKTNTYTDAKRTQNTIYQRLKYDEPSGTVVNVRKSMWIHPEHDRAISIREAARLQTFPDSFVFYGSKDKQYQQVGNAVPPIMAKAIAKKLAKILSKKRNADAKKNCTKGNGRQSHKRNSQHKHVAYPQH
- a CDS encoding patatin-like phospholipase family protein, which produces MENFTMPQSAALLLEGGSLRGLYTAGALDTLMEENLYFPAVAGVSAGALNGVNYLAHQPGRSASINLRYRRDPRYFGLMAAVKGGSLFGLNFMLRDIPQSVPFDSDTFYHGGQRMVAVATCVETGKPAYFEKGKTDFDFLEAVRASASLPLVSAPVRIGRNRYLDGGCSCPIPLHWAQKEGFEKTVIITTRHKGFRKSLPGQRMVNLYDDFYGDKTLFLATLLTQEVRYNALMEEIDALEEAGKLFVLRPAEPIEIGRFEKNTEKLLALYNRGRREMREQLPALRAYLEQ
- the istB gene encoding IS21-like element helper ATPase IstB, yielding MLSNETVRKLHEMRLGVMAEAFSAQLEDAQFQAVSFEDRFAMLVDAEWSARKSNRLTRLIRNAGYADPAACVENIEYHPERKLDREQILRLASCAYLQEAHNIIILGATGAGKTYLACALGMAANRSFYSVRYIRLPDLLVEISVARANGTYRDYMKKLRKEKLLILDEWLLYPLKEAEARDVLELVEARNKVASTIFCSQYDTSEWHENLYDPTLADAICDRIIYNAYTIQIEGESMRKRKGIPE
- the mnmE gene encoding tRNA uridine-5-carboxymethylaminomethyl(34) synthesis GTPase MnmE encodes the protein MDRLEQTICALATPPGEGGIAVIRVSGPDAYPIVEKVFVPVRQGRRVAQAKGYTAMLGHYTLRGEEMDETVALFYRAPHSYTGEDVIELSVHGGTAMAEGLLEALLLAGAAPAGPGEFTRRALEHGKLSLTQAEAVMEVIAANGRQGAALAKSALDGRLAKRIGSIQAALQSLNAHLTAWVDYPEEDVPELSDAALTGTLLTQKAELDDLIAGYGAGAVLRHGVDCVLLGRPNVGKSTLLNLLAGFDRAIVTPVAGTTRDIVEQAVQLGEIRLNLFDTAGVREVGADGDAIEAEGIRRSWKKLDEAGLVLAVFDAAQPLEESDLDIARRCQGRPALAILNKQDLAESTEAARDLLAPYFKQVLTLCAKDAASLQPLSAAVADLLGTAKLDPRAGQLCSARQLAAATRARDAVAEALKAEQDGFGLDAVAVCLTDALQALCDLTGEDAADATIDEVFETFCVGK
- a CDS encoding alpha/beta hydrolase: MKKSHLIAAGAAATAAATASLLGAAYGIYRVWFYHAAEPEDTHAEELARTLPYGAQLKQDAEALAAAPYESIQITADDGTLLAARYYHHADGAPVAIIFHGYKGFARRDGMGGYTLCKRLGYNVLLPDQRSHGASGGHTITMGVKERYDCRAWAYWAYKHFGPQVPLFLMGVSMGASTVLLASGLDLPETVRGIIADCGYTSPHDICRKVLKANLPRVPVGPVYTIGRLGTLLYGRFDPEDADCRQAVAKATVPILFIHGEADNFVPCEMSRENFDACASPKRLVTIPGAGHAVAYYVDIPAYEKAVTEFLDGCLHPAENPAGTNSQ
- the istA gene encoding IS21 family transposase; this encodes MVNHKEILRLKNLGLTNREIADAAGCGRNTVTRTLARAREQQLGWQQAQSMSQQEVSQNLFPLETKGSAYKMPDYEWVHREMQKSGVTLSLLWVEYCEQCRQNGELPYKSTQFNKYYADYVHKTKATMHLEHKPGETMQVDWAGQTAALVDTDTGERLDAYLFVAVLPYSGYAYTEAFLDMKQEAWITGHVNAYRYFGGVTRILTPDNLKTGVVKNSRTETVLNKAYQEMAEHYGTAILPARPRSPKDKAFVEGSVGVVSTWILAALRNRQFLSLTELNQAIREKLETFNHKPFQKREGSRAACFAEEKLFLLPLPAAPFELAVWKVATVQYNYHISMERMNYSVPYEYIKQQVDVRLTRTTVEIFFAGTRIASHLRLQGRPNQYSTVESHMPPDHQAYLQWNGERFIRWAEQIGQHTAAVVRVFLSAHKVEQQGYKSCMALLKLADRYSPQRLEIACRKALSYTTSPSLKSVQSILKSGQDKLLDEDAPARLEEPKAHKFTRGAGYYKRGE
- the aroD gene encoding type I 3-dehydroquinate dehydratase, with protein sequence MLQLNPETPRIIIPLFAHALDELEAQAKAAQAAPEADLVELRLDPLRVGDWLPALGMVRGLVQKPLIVTIRTAREGGEAALDASDYRDAGLALLQQGGVDALDIEWRTDAAVVRTLRDAAKRAGAAALFSEHHFDGTPDRHAMVEALHGMLDAGPDIAKLAVMPHSRADAAALLLATAEVHDERPEAVLITMSMGRDGAATRYCGGPFGSAATFGTLSAASAPGQPPAANLRAKLLTAGDLG